Part of the Candidatus Finniella inopinata genome, GCGGCTGGGGTCCAGGTGAAAGTTTTTGGTCACCAAAGTCCAGGCATGATGGATCGCCTGTTCTTTGAAATAATCACCGAAGGAGAAATTGCCCAGCATTTCAAAAAACGTGTGATGGCGAGCCGTATAGCCAACATTGTCCAGGTCATTATGCTTGCCACCGGCGCGCAGACATTTTTGGGCTGTCACGGCGCGTTGATAGGGGCGTTTTTCTTTGCCTGTAAAAACATCCTTAAATTGTACCATACCCGCATTTGTGAATAACAACGTGGGGTCATTTTGCGGTACCAAAGGGCTGGAACGCACCCCTTCATGGTCGTTGTTTTTAAAAAAGTCCGTAAACGTGCGGCGGATATCAGCTAGGCTTTGCATAAGTTAAGGCACTTAAAAGAAACATATACCTAGAGATTAGCCATCTGGGTGGTGAATTTCTAGCTATTTATTAAATCCTGGGTTTGTAAATTCAGGGCGGAATTTCTATTCAGTTGAATAATATTTTTTTATCTAATGGAAGTGCGCAAATTAATTTGTTATACGGTGAACAATCGTCCTGCCCATAACAGATGGTACCAAATGAAAGTTAAAACTGATGATAACGCTTTAAGTTCCAATGTCAAAAAATCTGTTGCTATTGTCTTGGTTGGCAATTTTCTTGATTTCTTCGATTTGATGTTAGCCGTTCACTTGACGGTTATTTTGACAAAGATCTTTATTCCCAGTGATTCATATTTGACGCCGATGCTGACGGTTTTTACATTTTGCTCCTCCTTTTGCATTCGCCCTTTGGCTGCGATTTTCTGGGGGTACATTGGCGATACAATTGGCAGGGTTCCTGTTTTAATTTCAACAACATTTTTAATGTCCATTTCTTGTATCCTTATCCCCAACATCCCCCCCTATGCAGAATGGGGGGCTTTATCAGCAGCCTTGTTCCTTATTTTACGACTCGTTCAGGGTTTCGCCTCGGGTGGAGAATGTATAGCCGCCGATGTTTTTATTACAGAGACCGTTCCCGAACCAAAGGTTTATTTTTGCAGTGCCCTTGTAGAGGCTACATGTTCTTTGGGCGGGTTGGTGGCTTGTGGCATCGGGGCCGTTTGTGTTTTGCTTTCACCAGAAAATGGTTGGAAATTACCTTTTTACATTGGTTCAGGGGTGGCAGTTTTGGGAACAATTGCACGAAGAACCCTTAAAGAAGCGCCAGAATTTGTAAAAGCGTTGGCGGAGAAGAAAGTAAAAAAGAAATTCTCTGATCTTTACCTGTCCATAAATTTTAAACATCGCAACATTCCAGCCTTGTTCGCTTTATATCTTTTCCCAGCCATAGCTTTCTATTTTTCGTACGCTTTTTTGCCTTCTGTTATGTCAAATGAGTTGGGCATAGCAACGAACAAAGTAATGGCCCAAACAACGCTGGTTCTTTTTATTGTTATGTGTGCTGAGGTTAGTTACGGCTTGCTGGGATTGAAATTTCATCCCTTTACCATTCTTAAGTTTAAACTATTTTCCCTTTTGGCGTTAATGCCTCTGTTAGGTATATTTATGACTGGTTTTACAAGCGCCCCAGTGATCTTTGTGATTCAAGTGGTTGTTTCGTGCTTGGGGCAAGGGCTAACACCGGCGACCCCCCTTATCAATAAAAGTTTCCCAATTTTTGGCCGCTACACATACCTTCTGTTCATATGGGCGGCGTCACATTCTATGTTCTACCTGATGACAGCTTATGTCTGTGATCAGGTGACAAGTTTTAGAGGAATATGCTGTTTATTGTTTGTGGCTGCTTTTATATCGCTTATGGGGTTATATGCTTTTGTGCCAAAAGATAAGATGCTTTCTTCTAAATTAAGCCAAGCATTGCCGGATAATAGCCCTTGGCAAGACATGGTCGAGGAGGAAAAAGAACATGTAACTAGAGAGCAAAAACAAAAGGAACAAGCGTTAAAAAAGTGGTTTGAGAAAATAAATTAGGACGCTTATAGAAATAAGATCTTTGATTCCAATCTTTTTTTGAAAAGAAAACTCTGATGCAGTTGCCTTTTAACCTCCCCCTAAC contains:
- a CDS encoding MFS transporter, whose amino-acid sequence is MKVKTDDNALSSNVKKSVAIVLVGNFLDFFDLMLAVHLTVILTKIFIPSDSYLTPMLTVFTFCSSFCIRPLAAIFWGYIGDTIGRVPVLISTTFLMSISCILIPNIPPYAEWGALSAALFLILRLVQGFASGGECIAADVFITETVPEPKVYFCSALVEATCSLGGLVACGIGAVCVLLSPENGWKLPFYIGSGVAVLGTIARRTLKEAPEFVKALAEKKVKKKFSDLYLSINFKHRNIPALFALYLFPAIAFYFSYAFLPSVMSNELGIATNKVMAQTTLVLFIVMCAEVSYGLLGLKFHPFTILKFKLFSLLALMPLLGIFMTGFTSAPVIFVIQVVVSCLGQGLTPATPLINKSFPIFGRYTYLLFIWAASHSMFYLMTAYVCDQVTSFRGICCLLFVAAFISLMGLYAFVPKDKMLSSKLSQALPDNSPWQDMVEEEKEHVTREQKQKEQALKKWFEKIN